A genomic region of Saccopteryx bilineata isolate mSacBil1 chromosome 1, mSacBil1_pri_phased_curated, whole genome shotgun sequence contains the following coding sequences:
- the PRSS23 gene encoding serine protease 23 → MAGIPGLLLLLLLLFLCAVGQVSLSTAHWKPTWPAYHLPVVLPQSTLHLPKPDFGAKAKLEVSSSCGPQCHKGTPLPTYEEVKQYLSYETLYANGSRTETQVGIYVISGGGGASSGKSRRKRQIYGYDSRFSIFGKDFLLNYPFSTSVKLSTGCTGTLVSEKHVLTAAHCIHDGKTYVKGTQKLRVGFLKPKFKDGGRQANNSSSAMPEKMKFQWIRVKRTHVPKGWIKGNANDIGMDYDYALLELKKLHNRKFMKIGVSPSAKQLPGGRIHFSGYDNDRLGNLVYRFCDVKDETYDLLYQQCDAQPGASGSGVYVRMWKRQQQKWERKIIGIFSGHQWVDMNGSPQDFNVAVRITPLKYAQICYWIKGNYRDCREG, encoded by the coding sequence ATGGCGGGGATTccagggctcctcctcctcctcctcctcctcttcctctgtgcTGTCGGCCAGGTGAGCCTCTCCACTGCCCATTGGAAACCCACTTGGCCTGCTTACCACCTCCCTGTCGTCTTGCCCCAGTCCACTCTCCACTTGCCCAAGCCAGACTTTGGAGCCAAAGCCAAACTGGAAGTGTCTTCCTCCTGTGGACCCCAGTGTCACAAGGGAACTCCACTGCCCACTTACGAAGAGGTCAAGCAGTACCTGTCTTATGAAACGCTCTATGCCAATGGCAGCCGCACAGAGACACAGGTGGGCATCTATGTCATCAGCGGTGGTGGGGGCGCGTCTTCTGGAAAGTCTAGGAGGAAGCGACAGATTTATGGTTACGACAGCAGGTTCAGCATTTTTGGGAAGGACTTCCTGCTCAACTACCCCTTCTCAACATCGGTGAAGTTATCCACAGGCTGCACGGGCACCCTGGTGTCAGAGAAGCACGTCCTCACAGCTGCCCACTGCATACATGATGGGAAAACCTACGTGAAAGGAACCCAGAAACTTCGGGTGGGCTTCCTGAAGCCCAAGTTCAAAGATGGTGGTCGACAGGCCAACAACTCCAGCTCGGCTATGCCCGAGAAGATGAAATTCCAGTGGATCCGAGTGAAACGCACCCATGTGCCCAAAGGTTGGATCAAGGGCAATGCTAACGACATTGGCATGGATTATGACTATGCCCTCCTGGAACTCAAGAAACTCCACAATAGAAAATTCATGAAGATTGGGGTGAGCCCTTCTGCCAAGCAGCTTCCAGGAGGCAGAATCCACTTCTCTGGTTATGACAATGATCGACTGGGCAATTTGGTGTACCGTTTCTGTGATGTCAAAGATGAGACCTATGACCTGCTCTACCAGCAGTGTGATGCCCAGCCCGGGGCCAGTGGCTCAGGCGTCTACGTGAGGATGTGGAAGAGACAGCAGCAGAAGTGGGAGCGAAAAATTATTGGCATCTTTTCAGGGCACCAGTGGGTAGACATGAATGGTTCTCCACAGGATTTCAATGTGGCTGTTAGGATCACCCCTCTCAAATATGCCCAGATTTGCTATTGGATTAAAGGAAACTACCGGGATTGTCGGGAGGGGTGA